TTGACAAATTTATACTGTGTGCAACTCTTGTGCGCTCAGGTAAAGAGGATGGACTTGCCAAGGACGTGTAGGGGAGGGGTACGAACGTTAATTGAAGAGGGGGTATAGGTTTTTGTTTGTCAGTCTAAAGAAGTTGAGAGATTTAGTCAAGTTATTTGGAAAAACCCCGGCAAATGTCAAGGTTCCAAGTTTGAACCTGTCCGTCTTAACTAAGCCTAGCCCTAACTTTTATCCTCCAAATGTTAAGGCCGACAAGACATCCGCCCTAAGGAACATTTAACGACCTTGTGATTTaaccatctttttcttcagacAGAAAATGAATTAGAGTTACTTACCAAGGGGGGGAAAATACGTCTTGTTTCGAAAGTTTTCGCAAGTCTCCGTCCAAACCGTGCAGAGTTCGAAATAATTCATGCATCCCAATTTAGGTTTACTTATCTCATTATTAATTAGGAATCAACCCTTTTGTTTACCAAGTGAAGTGCTAAAAATATCCCAGATtgcggttgtttttttctacttgtCCCAATTGATCCTTGCGAATCCCTAGCGATCGGGCCTAAGATAATTCTTTGacttggtatttttcttttcttgcctGAGTTCACCTGAGAACGCTCCTTCAATCTATAATGGAGGTCCTTTCCTCCCCTAATGGACTGACATCGCACAAACACGATTGATCGGTTGTCCTGAATAGCTTTTCTCCTTCATCCGGTTCAGCCTGGTTTAGAAATATGGCTTGTGCTCGTGTTCACATGATAAGTCCTTACGCGAATGTCATTTCAACCTTTATCCCATTTTACAGCGACTACGAAAAACTGAaatcttattccttttttttttcgctcttttATATCAAATATCTCGCCCAACTTTATCCCCTTGTTACTAACCACTCCGACTTTTGAGCTAGATACAGAGATATGCGTTCCATTAGGTTTTGAGTTGAACTTGTGTGTCCACGACTATAGTgtgacttttttaaatgtacaaCCTTGCATCAAGTCCTGTGAATAACTGAAGTATCCCCACTAACAGGGCGGGCGTTGTGCTCTAAGAGCATTAACAGCTGTTCTCATTACAAGAGAGGAAGCAGGGGACATTGATGCTCGCTATCGAGAATCTATCGATCCCTTTCGCTGTTGTTGCTACGCCCATGCATTATGACCTTGTTCCCTCCTCTCTACTGCGTCTCATCATTACTGCGTGGGGTCTCGGCCGATGTTGAATTTCAATCGATGATATCCTCCAGCGTTTGAATCCGTCATGATGGGTCCTTTCCGAATTCACGGCGCCTTCTGTCTTGTTGCTGAAAATGTCGAGGTGTATCCAAGTCCCGTGTAATTGGCGAAGTTTTATTGACCGGCTCGCAGCAATGACGTCAATGCTTTTTTGTATACGCGTCACAATTCAATGGCCCCTTTGACGATCGAGCGCACGGcgacggctgctgctgttgttgtattcACTGGCGTTTTCGTGCATACACACAATTACGCAGCAATATACGGTGTAGCAGTAGGCTGCGGCCCATATGGTTGGCCGCTCCGTATTTACGCACTGCTGGCATTATATAAGCGCATCGccgaattaataaaaaaaaggtatcaAATACCGTAGCCATTGCACCAGCCatatctttttattctcttgtCCGATATTGTATTCCATGCCTGATCGATCGATCACAATTTTTGCTAATGGCAAAAGGCTATTGTTACCAACATTTGGCGCACCCTTGTTATTCCATTCTCTGTATATTTCTCTCCGGTTCACTTcattatatgtatatactgCACTGTGCACACGAGTATCTATTGTAAATTATATTCGTCAAACATGTATAACTGTAtagaattaataataattaatcatatgtctatttatttttttgtatcattttATATGTGTGTAGAACATTGAACGGCGACAGTTTACGGGAAAACGTATTCAATGCTGTGTCTGCAGTCTTCACGACCTGATATTTCGACGGGGACAATATGCTGATTGTTAGCCACGAAATCAAACGagaaaattttcttcaatgcCTTCTGCGTTAGTATAGTATGTACCTTGATGtgttttgataaattttaaGGATCAGTGGGCTTAACCTTTTCGACTAATCCTTGGGCTGAACGGACTGAAGTTGCTGGAAAACGGGTATTTTCTCATTAGTAGTCGATGCGACCAGCCCGGAGTAGAAGAAAGTTGGATGGTTTTTCGAATGGACCGAGAGCAGACAATTTTTGAGAGCCTGATTAATTTGACTGATTTGTGACGTCTCTCCCTCGTCGGCCCACTTCGACGGATGACTACCGGGCGGGAAGATGAAAGTCATGAGGAGCAAGAAACAGCCGAAGCAAGTGGCGATCCCGCCGCCCATTTTCAGTGTGTCTAACACGTTGTTGTGCTCGATAGCCTGGCGATCAATGATGTTGAGCGAGGAGATGGACGGTTCGCTGTTGGTGGAGTGGGCCGACATCCACATCTTGACGTCATTGTCCTCCATCTTGCTGATCTGGCTGATGAGCCCCGAGTGCCGAGGCAGCAGGAAACCCGAGAGGAGACATGTCACGCCCAACAGGACAACCAGTGTTCCGACGCTGAATGACCAGGCGAAGCATCGACGATGTACGTGCCAACATTCGACTTCGCTTTTACTCTGGCCTGCCCCGGCCGTCATTATAGCGAAGTAATCATCTTCGTCCTCCTGTACATTGTCGGTAAATAGAAAGTATCAGAGCCCAGCAGCAATTTATGgcatatttcaaataattctaaaatgaAATTGGACTTACAGGTTCGATGATGCGCACTATTTTGGCGTCAGTATCGCCATCGGTGATGCCGTAAAAATTGTTCAGGTAGTGCTTAACACCGAAGAATGGAGTGCAGCCCACGGATTCGGCTTCGACAATTTTCTTGGTTCCGTCCAGCGACTGCTTTCGACTTTGGCTGTTGGCACCTGCTTGTTTGATGTGAGTGTCTTTCTTGTTGACGCTTACGGTCGGCTGCGGCGACGACGTAACGACGGCCGCCGTTACGCCTTCGCAATTTCCCAGGTGTCCGGTCGTCGTTTCCGCTGTCTGCTCCGTCTCGGCCTCGGTTTCTGCAAGACACTCCATCGCGAACGGCCAAACACGAATGGGGCGTCCAATATGGCGGcgagtctgctgctgctgctgaaggaACAAGGGCACCGTCGGAGGCTGGTGCTCGCTGACAGATATCGACGACGTCATCGCTGTTGTTGGGTTGGTTGTTGGCGTCGGCGCAAAACTACCCCGGCCAAATGACGTCGGTTGCATTCATCGCCCCCTATGTCAGGGTGGTTCCTGTTCTTATGGATCGGATTTGTTACCCCCCTTCCAATCTTCCCCACCTGTGTATTTGCGCTTCACTCAGACTCTTCTGAACTGATCCTGTTGAAGGATTTTCTTGTTACTTTTCGAGGAGAGTTTTTTTCCGgagaaagaacaacaacaacatccgcgCTGGCTCGCCGCTGCTCCCTACGTGCACAATGTGCGTGGCTCTCAATAGCGAAGCACTTGCATTATCAACGAAAAGAAGTCTGGCTTAAGCTTATAGCATGCGACCAGCTGGAAACGAAGAGTACGGAGCGAGTCAGGCATCCATCGACTATTTATGCGTTTCTTAACCGACGGTAAAAGTTGCAGGAGCAGAGTGACGCAGGCGCCCAAAGAAACGGAGACAAGCCTGGACTGGGAATCATCTAAAGCCCCACGAgaggaataataaaatgagTTTTCTAGAATGTgaataggaaaacaaaaaagaaaattcagtcATCTCATTtgatgaacgaaaaaaaaataggggatCGATAGATCTAGAAAGAAAGCTCGGAGCTGAATCCACGGAATTAATGAGAAATTCACAATCGGCAGTCAAAGAGATTCCAGCAAAAGACCGTCAAGTCCTCCCGTGAGCTCTACAAGAGGGCTTACACATACCCTGCATTGATCATCGCCATCAAAAGGCCGCTGGAAAAATGAAGCCGAATGGATTAAAGTTGTGAAATTACCTACATTGTAGTTAATATCCATCTCGTCGACATTTTGAACCCCAAACAAGGGACTTTCGGTAGAGCTTAAGTGAACAATTCAGCCATTGTCCTTGCATTCCGCTTCCAATTTTTTGTCTGTATGAATAACGCGTATAGGGCAATAACCGCAGCTTAGTATACGAGTTAAATGAAATGCAATTATCAGAACCGACTGTCCTGTAATTAATGCCACGATATGGAATGTCTGAAAGCGTCGCGCTTGGaatcttttccctttcatccTCAACATTATGAATCCGCCTGCGCAGCCCTTGATAAAAgcattccggaattttttttctcctgtgCACAGGCCCGTCGTATACCAAGACTTGGCGTAAGACCTGCTATAAGCGGATAGCGACGATGTGGGCAGCTAATTTAATCGTATAAACCACAATAGACGTCACGAACGGGCATACATTCCGATCAGCAGTAATCAAATGCACagtgctgctggctgctggtaTACTGCTGCGGATCtaacttttaaaaagttgGAGCTGGCAATGCTCccatattttttcctttttctttctgggctgtattttattttattctttaatatGATGTTGATTAATATTGATTTAGACCTGTGGTATTAATTCCAGTCGATTCGAAAAATCTGATAAAGTGTAAATGAGATCACTATATCAAGCTACACACTATGTCGACACCGGCTCTGTTCTCTCAGGCGGATAAGTCTATACCCATGGGTATTGGCTGCGCCTTTCGTATATTTACATTCAATCATTCACGACGACAGTATCGGAGTGTGAACGCCTTTCCAGCCTATCCGGCGTCGTTTTGACGTGAAACATGGCGCGCAATAATTCGTCACGATGTTTGGTCAATATAATTCTACGAAAATATTATCTGTCGTCGCATAGTGTGTTATTGCAATTAAGTGTCGCTCCGTCTCGTTCCTCCTCATAGAgttgtattttctttctcttatcGACCGTGTTCTATAGTGTctaccatttggtattcaaatACGTTTCACAATTTAGGACTTGGAAATTCAGCTGGGAAATTGCATGCGAAAACATCTGTGATGAGTCTACATTTGGAGTTATAATGAAGAGGAGAGCCACGCGCTTTATATCTGCCCAAATGCTTCATGTCCGTACGAAATGAAGGACGTTCTCCATGATGAGAACCTTCATAGTTTTTCTCCATCCGAGTgcgtccttttttatttatcagtCACGCTTCAACGACGCTCTTTATGTTCTCGCTTGTATGGATTCTGCCATTAATGTTTATACTACGCCGAACGTTGATTAACTGTCGGCACTGCCATTTTATTGCCAAATCAAGGGAATAAGTAGCAGTGCAGCATTCGTGCGAGACTAAGAAGGATGTGTACTGCACTGGGCGGTGCGGGATAGATCATCAACGAACTCGGAAGCCCCGTAGCTGTATAAGACTCCCGCGCCTTCTATATGCCGTAACTTTCATCAACAGATGAAAAGTGATTTGTATGAACTACAGTAAATGTAAGGAGTGTATACAGCCATACCGAAACGTTATTTCCGCGCGGGAGCACTGAGTACTGTACATTTATTCAGCTGTATATTTGGGGCCATTTCTACTGGGCTTATTCGAGAGCTTAACATATTCAAATAACCATCTCCCGCGAGCTCATGCATGGCATATTGGCAAAACGTTGAATGAAAAAGCGGACCAAAAGTGATTTCAATGTTGGGTCATTGAACTTCGGCCCGCGCTTTCAGCTGGCTACCATTTTCATCACGAAAATGGTTTTATTCCCTTTTGGCTTGCAAGAGGGTCGTGAAAGGTCTTATTGAGGCGGTTTCAGTCAAAGTAATCATCTGcgggtttcgtgcaaatttttGCTATTAACTTGACTGTGgtagaaggggggggggcttagagaaaattgtttaaacGAACTCTTTTATCCTAAAATGATCCCGATTCGTTCAGAGAATGAGAAAACCGAGAGTCTCTGATCGTTTTTTTGAGCGGTTGGGATTTAGGGGAGGGGTCAATTTTTAATCGTTGCTATCGATTTCGATCAATAGATGGCTAATTAGAAGATTagcgtcgtctgctttctttcgttttgttttacagtttcgaaaagagacgaaattcaatattacaaagaaatcatttttttcgaaacgtACGTCGTACGTgactgcacgaaaaatagggCAATTactaaaatgacaaaaatgtggtcgtcgtgtgaacttTGGTCGCGTCTCTTTAAGGCATACCGTAATgcacactccatgctgtttccATGGTATGCTGTTTCTCAGGTAAATTAAACTAAGACTACACATGGAATGTTAATGGGAGCTAAAATAGAACAGTTAAAACCTGTTGCAAatatgtgaaatgttagtGCGTATAGCATTCATTATGTAAGCTatcaatgcatggcagtttcTTTGCACTTTGTAATCTTCTCCTTTGTGTAaatttgaggcctgagccagccaccATAGCAACAAGaaatgcaagttttgcttgtgccgGCAATGAcctgacatcatcatcatcaacaacaatctctgtctcatcgcttgggtaattattttcgttacttttactTCTGTGGCCTGATAGATATTtaaatgatgcatgacttgcataacTGCAGTGTATTAAAtgtaaactttaaattttcctgtttattaacaattagggtatCCCCTGGTTTACTACTGTCttatttccaactttttttattttttcgtaactcatattgttcaatttcttatttagataaacTGCATCCCCTTCAATTGGAGAAACGTCCGGTGTCACTCGAGTAAAGGATCTGGATCTCTCTgtttcccctttctttcaatgtactcgtgtacgcccatgtgaatgtgggtgtattcacgaggacaccctttttaccctatcccTCCTgatggattcaacttttcttggAGGATTtttggatgcctggctgtatttcccaggcacaAAGGTAGGAAAAACTAATCtatattcttccttttggactATTTGGTGGCGATGATTTTAAACCGTTATGTAGTACGGAGTACGGTCATTCCTGACGAGCTATGCCGTTGACTgaaactgttttgttttcgtccatgccttttttgtttttcagttagggttcattaaatatcTCATTTGTataacgactgcagatcaggccatatttttttaaacctcaCAGCGTTGTCTGTTGGTAAACTTTAAATTCAATCGTGACATggtacggagtacgattattcctgagctaggtgGGATTTCTCTTGcagtttttgtttactcaaTCAGGCTTcattaaataactcatttgtagaGCGATTGCAGAttcaggcttgttttttttttaacaactttgttttgggtaaacaatcaaatttgaaaatactttaataaaaaacgCTTAAGCAATTTCAACTAGAAAATTTTatgaccaagagggacctgccgcacCACCTCGTATAACAACTTGCTAATGCCAACCTTTTGCTACATCTGCTGGCCACATGAATGTGTAATTCATGTTAACAGCTTTTCTGCGCCAGTTTGATCAATAACAACAACTCGGAATGAgtaactttttgaaattttttattcagaaaCGGAATTAGCACCGCAGATTTCACGTTAGTGCTATACATCGTAGGGTCACAAGAAATGACCAACTAATGGGAATTAATGGTCTTTTATGTGTAACGCCAAAGAGTCTTAGGGGCAACGTcaagatatatttttctcccttATCTCGTTTTAATCCCTTCCAGGAATAGTCTGGCCCTGTGTGCTAGCCATCGCTATCCGAGACTTTGGAGCCCTGTTGAAGTAAGAGTGATTGAGGTTCGATCGCGAAACGCACTCCACTCCATCTTCTACTTGAATTGCTACAAATGCGTATTGTTCGTAAGAGTTCTTGCCCGCGTTGTTCGTAAATATGGGGTTAGTTTTCGACGGGCTCGGGCTGGAGTTATATATAGTCTCCTAATAGAAGCGCtgtattttaaaagaagaaaagagtaGAGTGGGAACGGCTGCTATCCCAAGTTTCTATGACACTTCTTTCTCTACTTTTATAGAATCGTGGCGCTCTTGCGGGGAATCGATCGTCATCATCctttttaaatcaaagaaTTGTTTCAAAGTCAGcaatagaattatttttagaactAGAGAATTGTTTAATCATATTTAATGTTGTAGAGATCGCGTGTGGGGAGGAGTCTGTTTAATTCAATCAAGTAAAAAGCATTAGGCTACGTGTGAATCGCTCGCTTGTTAAAATGCGACTGCTCTTGCGGATTCATTTTGTTGACTACAGTATATGTTATGACGACACGAAGTGGCAAAGCTAGTTCTACTATTGAATTTGCGTCGCCCACCTTTTAGCGCAGCGCAAGATGAGAACGATAAATTCCAACAGAGTTACAAAACTGGCCCCCAAATAGAGACTCATATTGCTGCCTACGTCACCTGTCAAACAAACAGAAGTTTTATTAGGTGATCTCCCAAGTCGTATAACAAACAACATTCGTGTAATGTAAAAGGACGTCTAGTAGTATTATATACCGAGCCATTTGAGAAGACGTTGGGGATGATTCTTGATCACCGTGTAACTGAAAGACGGGTAGAAGAAATGAATAGCACTGTGCACAATTTCGTCTCCGTGCTTTTCTCCTTCGAAAAATTCGTCCTGATCGCCCAAATAAAGCTGCGATGGCGTTGAATACAAATGATAATCGTTCACGACGCAGTCAATTGGGCAACCTGAAATCGTATAGAAACTTGTGAAATTTtgctgaaatttcaaattttcccggGTTGTCTCAAATTACTGCGAGAAGTACCCAGCATCAACTGTCCTGTGAATTGCAATAGCGGCATTTACCATTAAGAGCATACATTTATCTTACCAGCTGATTGCTTCTTAATTTTCTGAGCCAGGGCGACTGAATAGGCTCCAATCATAATATCAGGATCGCAACAGGGTGTATCTAAATTGCATCAGTCAGtgaatgtcgtcgtcgttcattACGCTTATTGTCTTGTCTCCTTATGTATAGCCTATGCCTTACCGTGGTGGTGATGGGTTCTGCGAAAGCGGAAAATCGTGCAGTTGAATTTCCTTTCCAACACAATTCGAGCCGAGGCGAAAATGCAATTCCTCTCGCTGTAGACGTCATAGGCGGGCACCAAGTGTGCATGACTAGTGGCTCCAGATGGTACGCAAGAGTAAGGGGATAAGATTCCCGTTTGCAATTCCGAGTTATCTGTCTATATAAATTCCCGACACGATGTAGAAAGATAGATATACGAtttgtcaaattttcaaagaaatttttgatcAGTGTGCTATAGCGTACCCGAGTGAACGAGATGGAAACACCCGCCCACTTTCCTGTAAGACAGTTTGAGACAAATAGATTCATCcgttattatatatagatttATATAGGTCACGTAGAAAATCGCTCAAGTTTGTTCCGGTTCACCTGGTGCCATATAGTGACCGGCTGCTGAAATAATGGGATTGACGGCCGTAATCGGATCGGACACGGCATAAAGTAGGCCACGTCGGGATGCAACGTTGCTATTTACGATAGTCGAATCGAACTCTGTGTTCTCGACAAGGGATAGAGAGACAATACATCAGCAGGCGGAGCAAATGTACAACAAAGACATTTGTcgtgtcttttatttttaggacgTTCCCTAGGTAACTATGGGTGTATTACCGAATCGATCGCGAGTATTCGTCTTGAGATAAACTGTCAGTCCGTAAACTTGCGACGCAAATATCTCTTCCAGCGGCTGCTGCTTAGCGGTGGAGACGCACATCGTAGCCAAGTCGGTGACGTAGATTCGGTTGCCAAAGATTTTGTGGCAACACTGAACGCTATTGTAAGAGGTTACGTCATGAGTGCATCCCAGGATGATATTTTCGCATCTAAAAATGTTTGGCTTGACATAATATAACTTTTCACTCTCTGCACCGATATCAAGGCTTTTCATACTTGAGGGTAGCTTTCTCGTAGACTTCGTGAATAGTTTTGTTGGCCATTAAGCGACGGTAAAGGCTTTCCAGTTgctgtcgtttctttttgtcttttctcagCGAACGGGATGCCAACATTGGGGAGAGTGTCAGTGCCAAATAGCTACCCATGGTCTTGTTGAAACCCATGGCTAGAAAGtacaaatcaaaaagacaatCTCAATTAATTGCAACACGTTcgctattttaaaaaaatggaagagatGATATTAAGGTTTACATTCAAGTGCTGAAAGACTGAAGAGGGATGTATCGCATATGTGGATGTCGGGAAGGTTCATGGTGTTGTTATATTGAACGATAAACTCGCGTTGCAATCCTCGCACCACTAAAGATTCGTAGCTGATCATAGAGACGGAGGTCAATAGTCCAGCGCCCAGCAGGACGACAACTATCATCCAAAAAGCTCTCAAATGCCAATGTTCGTTGGTGTCGACCATTCTAGCGAAACCATGACCTGTGGTGGTCTGGACGAACTTTCGCCAAATTTCAGATGCGGGACTGGTGTGGCTTTCTCCCATTTTCCCTAATGAGGAAACTCCACATCCCTTACCATTGGTGTTGATGACTACCTCTGGAATCTTGGTGACGAGATCAGTTCCTTCACCGTTGTCGCTGAAAGATGGCTCTTCCGACTCTCCCGAAGTGCTAAAAGTGTTCGTTCGGCTGAGGAAACTTTGATGATTTTTGCTATTTTGGTTAATCTCCGCCTGGCAGTTGTAACACACGAGAGACATCTTTGTCTGAATCGTGATGCTCGATGTTTAGTTTCCGGGTATTTTGTTGGAGGAGAATTACAGTGAGGCTAAGGCAAGGCTTGCTCTAAAACGACTAAACCTAAAACTCGAACCCGCCCTAACGGCAGGAATCCCCAATGACCTACTCCGTTCTGACCGAATTTTACGAACTTATTTTTAATAGGCGGCTACTATTAAAAAGACTAATAAATAGCCTACATGTTGTACTTTATCGAAAAATTGAGTGGCTTTTAGCCAAATAAGTTCGACATTAAGTAGTACGGGGCAGAGAATAATGGGTTTCGTTCGTGAAATAATGCACTAGATGTCAGTTGTCAGAAGATATTGCGCGGACTTTTCTGGTGCGATAGCGTGCAGGTTGGATTATTGGTATAGCGTCGAGTGTAGatgatgttatttttatagGACTCTATATTAGTTCTGCGATCAATGCCGTAAAATGTCACACAACAATGCGAGGACAGTAAAAGTctaatatttctaaattttgctttttcgtTTAGTGAAATagaatattattcaaatttactACGCAACATTGTAGTTCGTCGGAtggatttgttttattaattctaCTTTTATggtcttcttcctcttttgggCTTGAACAATTGCGTGCTGTAATCGCTTATTTCCACCCTATAGTGTTTCCAATTTCCTGTGAATTGACTCTTTAAATTGGGGTCGTGTTCTCGTGCGCTAATTGATCTTTTGCATGATTGCTCTATTGTTctaagtgtgtgtgtacggaacaaagcttttcttcatttacaaGATCGCCCAATTGTGTAGAAATTAATGGGCGAATAATCCTGCAAGAATCGATATCTATGTTCGCTAATGGTTTGTTCTACTACCGCTACTTGTCCTGTCATGTGCGCTACTTCCGTTAGTGCGTGATATCTAAAGCGTAACAATCAAAAGCAACCACTCTACTTTGATCTGACGATCACCTTGTAGTTGGGTAGAATAGCCAAGTAATCTGAATATCCAAGTGGGTTGCCAGGCAAATATCCTGACAGGAAGTCCAGCACTTCCTGCAACATATTGCTTTCACGATGGGCAaaagtaatatttattttccgtctgaacttttttgtttttgcctgGGAGTTGGCATTGTTCCCATTTTTGTCATCCGTACTTTTTCCGGTAAAATTGCCTCAGATCTGGTACTTCCAAGTTCGAATCGGTGGATTGCCGGTAGTGTGGGCAGATGTCAACTCCCTTCTAGCAGAAGAACTGACATGTAAATAATTCCGAATAAGTTAGCTAACGAACGGAAGCGTTGCCCTTGGCAAAGTCACGTCTTCAACAGTCACTGCTCCTGACAGTTTCCTTGGTCAAAGTGTTTATACAAAAGTTAGTTGTTGCTAGTCAGTCATCTGATGCGATTCCATTGCTATCCGGGGAAAAATCTATCTTCAGCGTACCAAAAGATAAATTATGACTTATACTCTTTTAACAAGAATCCATAACGTCCTTCTGATTAGTAATTGTATTagccgagagaaaaaaaatcctagtCAACCAATTAGACCTGTCATTATAGTCATTACGTATTCCAAAGTTCTAGTAAATGACTGATAATTGCGTTGATAAAgggtttatttttctgatatGACATTGAGATTTTATagtaacaataaaataaatgtaagtTCGCAATAATAACCCATCCAAAATCTAAAACAGAATGATAATATAATTTTACTTCATAACACTATAGCGAAGTTTGAGTTGTTACCGGTAATCAGTTCCCTGTTAGgacatattttcaaatttcaaatgtaaaatcAACGCAAATTAGT
This window of the Daphnia pulex isolate KAP4 chromosome 5, ASM2113471v1 genome carries:
- the LOC124194576 gene encoding uncharacterized protein LOC124194576, translating into MQPTSFGRGSFAPTPTTNPTTAMTSSISVSEHQPPTVPLFLQQQQQTRRHIGRPIRVWPFAMECLAETEAETEQTAETTTGHLGNCEGVTAAVVTSSPQPTVSVNKKDTHIKQAGANSQSRKQSLDGTKKIVEAESVGCTPFFGVKHYLNNFYGITDGDTDAKIVRIIEPEDEDDYFAIMTAGAGQSKSEVECWHVHRRCFAWSFSVGTLVVLLGVTCLLSGFLLPRHSGLISQISKMEDNDVKMWMSAHSTNSEPSISSLNIIDRQAIEHNNVLDTLKMGGGIATCFGCFLLLMTFIFPPGSHPSKWADEGETSQISQINQALKNCLLSVHSKNHPTFFYSGLVASTTNEKIPVFQQLQSVQPKD